Part of the Paenibacillus sp. FSL R7-0273 genome is shown below.
GTAGCGGTTTAACCGCCACCTATCCAAATGATAGAACTGCGGGAACGCAGGAATCGCTTGCTAAATAAGAAGAGGTTACTCTTCTGTTCGCAAGAATCCGCCACTTCAAGCGTTAGCTAAGTGGGGGAGAATTCAATGGGCTGTATATACCGAACACCCGAGGAGTTTGTAGCATTTGCAGCAGATTATTTTGAGCTACCGCTATCATTGGATGCTGTTGTAAAAATTTACGATGATTCCGCCATTACGGAAGATTTGATCCGTCTCATAAATCCCCACTGTGATGTAAAGGACGTTCTTCATGAATTAAAAGACTTAAAGGCACGGGCATAACGCCCGTGCCTTTAGTCTGCCCGGCTGTAACCCGCAGCTCCATCATTTCCGCTTCTTCCGGCAATCCAGAAACCGCATGTTTATCTCACCGCTGCCGGCGGTGTTCGGCTTCAGGTTGAGGCGGAAGGCGTTACGCTTCAGGGTGGTTTTTACCTGCTGCGGTGTCAGGCATGGACGGAGCTGCAGCAGCTGGGCGGCTGCGCCTGAGACAATCGGCGTAGAAATGGAGGTGCCGGACAGCTTAATATAGCATTTGCCCACCCTCAGTCCCGGCTGCTGGCGGGCCAGCCGGGAGCCTGGTGCGAGGAGGGAGATGACCATCTCCCCGGGTGCCACGATATCCGGTTTCACTCTGCCGCCCGGAGCAGGCCCGCGGCTGGAATAGAACGTAATGCGGTCATCCGCCTGGGTGACGGTCCGGCGGTCGTTAACCGCTCCGACTGTAATGGCAGAAGGGCTGACTCCCGGAGAATCCACCGTCCGGGCCAAAGGTCCGCTGTTGCCGGCGGAGATGACGACCGTCAGCCCGGCCTTGACGGCCTGTTCAGCTGCCTGGACGAGCAGATCCTCTTCAGCTGAAGCGGCTGCCGGTCCGCCGAAGGACATGGACAGGATGCGCAAGTTAAGCCTTTTTTTGTTGGCGATGCACCATTCAATGCCTTTAATAATGGTAGAATCATAGCCTTCGCCGTATTGATCAAGCACTTTAACCCCTACTATACCTGCTTCAGGAGCAGGCCCTCTGTATTTGCCCTTGCTAGACCAACCGTTACCTGCGGCATCCCCGCTGATATGTGTGCCGTGACCGTTATCATCATAAGGCTTTGTCCGGTGGTTTATGAGGTCCTTAAAGGCGATAATCCGGTTGACCGGCCGGGTCAGATCGGGATGAGGGTAAACCCCCGTATCTATAATAGCGATGTTAATCCCTTTTCCGGTAAGCTTGCGTGTCTGCTGAAGGGCTGCCGATCCGATTGAAGGGGT
Proteins encoded:
- a CDS encoding S8 family peptidase, producing the protein MSESMWVRHYAAKINRPLKHKLQNSKGSAKRAAAVPVIVQFKHKLTPARMQMLQRHLGGHSFPVKHRLPLLNAVSAQVSLKCLERICSCGEVGKVYLDGVKKAFLNIATPSIGSAALQQTRKLTGKGINIAIIDTGVYPHPDLTRPVNRIIAFKDLINHRTKPYDDNGHGTHISGDAAGNGWSSKGKYRGPAPEAGIVGVKVLDQYGEGYDSTIIKGIEWCIANKKRLNLRILSMSFGGPAAASAEEDLLVQAAEQAVKAGLTVVISAGNSGPLARTVDSPGVSPSAITVGAVNDRRTVTQADDRITFYSSRGPAPGGRVKPDIVAPGEMVISLLAPGSRLARQQPGLRVGKCYIKLSGTSISTPIVSGAAAQLLQLRPCLTPQQVKTTLKRNAFRLNLKPNTAGSGEINMRFLDCRKKRK